Proteins encoded in a region of the Zea mays cultivar B73 chromosome 4, Zm-B73-REFERENCE-NAM-5.0, whole genome shotgun sequence genome:
- the LOC100194197 gene encoding uncharacterized protein LOC100194197, whose translation MAMEDAASESSDWEVLSATSACGGGDDDEVLIVSGGGGDVVLDHFALTPDTAAAWPGDGEGSWSDDRGAWQGLELLDGFDPIPEASFNLAAGVWNQPLLISGVDDAREGARSATRSADGNQEEVVAAEIQQESNSVFSRGELRPVLQPAYHGVGETLDSDAATRTGASLQGEVSESSLVRLDGGIGTGVERSCLEDAVSSDEIHGEQEEQEQGSKVNAATGCDEPDGEVKDGALPLAHTAGTEEGEKQFVVWWKLPFKLLHYCAWKVKPVWSFSIAAALLGLVVLGRRMYRMKRKARGLPQIKIAFDDKRASQFADRAAYLKEAFLVARRVPMLRTSSGATLPWSMVQER comes from the exons ATGGCCATGGAGGACGCCGCCTCGGAGAGCAGCGACTGGGAGGTGCTCTCTGCCACCTCCGCCTGCGGGGGCGGCGACGACGATGAGGTATTAATCGTCTCTGGCGGGGGCGGCGAcgtcgtcctcgaccacttcgctCTCACCCCCGACACCGCAGCCGCCTGGCCTGGCGACGGCGAGGGCTCGTGGTCGGACGACCGGGGCGCCTGGCAAGGATTAGAATTATTGGATGGGTTCGATCCGATTCCGGAAGCAAGTTTCAATCTTGCAGCTGGTGTTTGGAACCAGCCGCTGCTGATAAGCGGCGTGGATGACGCCCGCGAAGGGGCGCGCAGTGCGACCCGCAGCGCAGATGGAAATCAAGAGGAGGTGGTAGCCGCTGAGATTCAGCAGGAGAGTAATTCTGTGTTTAGCCGCGGTGAattgcgcccggtgctgcagccGGCGTATCATGGCGTGGGAGAAACTCTGGATTCTGATGCAGCTACACGTACAGGTGCCTCGCTCCAGGGTGAGGTATCGGAGAGTTCCCTTGTGCGATTGGATGGAGGAATTGGTACTGGTGTAGAAAGATCGTGCCTTGAAGATGCTGTGTCAAGTGATGAGATCCATGGTGAACAAGAAGagcaggaacaagggagcaaggtTAATGCTGCCACTGGTTGCGATGAACCAGATGGAGAGGTCAAGGATGGTGCTCTGCCTCTGGCTCACACGGCAGGTACTGAAGAGGGGGAGAAGCAATTTGTTGTCTGGTGGAAGCTGCCGTTCAAGCTGCTGCACTACTGTGCTTGGAAGGTGAAGCCGGTATGGTCCTTCTCCATCGCCGCAGCACTTCTTGGCCTGGTCGTGCTGGGGAGGAGGATGTACAGAATGAAGCGCAAGGCAAGGGGCTTGCCCCAGATTAAGATTGCGTTTGATGATAAG AGGGCCTCCCAATTTGCTGATCGCGCGGCATATCTCAAGGAAGCCTTCCTGGTAGCTAGACGTGTACCTATGCTGAGAACATCATCTGGTGCTACGCTTCCATGGTCAATGGTTCAGGAGAGATGA